A stretch of the Methanobrevibacter woesei genome encodes the following:
- a CDS encoding V-type ATP synthase subunit D → MAQDILDGVNPTRMELLNLKDRTKLAIKGHGLLKEKRDALIKEFFDILDRVKGIRENAERSLREANEALVEAQIAMGDLAVRKASLAVKESIDVDITSRSIMGVTVPITDVKVEERTIIDRGYGFTDTTIQLDEAAKKFEESVKFLIELGEVEKTIFLLAEEIESTKRRVNALEHIMIPRFENTEKYIDMRLQEMERENFVRLKMIRSTIEKNKEAENEVAEVDSN, encoded by the coding sequence ATGGCACAAGACATATTAGATGGAGTAAATCCAACAAGGATGGAATTACTCAATCTTAAAGATAGAACTAAACTTGCAATTAAAGGACATGGTTTACTTAAAGAAAAAAGAGATGCTTTAATTAAAGAGTTTTTTGATATCTTAGATCGTGTTAAAGGTATTCGTGAAAATGCAGAAAGGAGCTTAAGAGAAGCAAACGAAGCTTTAGTCGAAGCTCAAATTGCTATGGGTGACTTAGCTGTAAGGAAAGCATCTTTAGCAGTTAAAGAATCTATTGATGTAGATATTACTTCAAGAAGTATTATGGGTGTAACTGTACCTATTACTGATGTTAAAGTAGAAGAAAGAACTATTATTGACAGAGGTTACGGTTTCACAGATACCACAATACAATTAGATGAAGCTGCAAAAAAATTCGAAGAATCAGTAAAATTCTTAATTGAACTTGGTGAAGTAGAAAAAACTATTTTCTTACTAGCTGAGGAAATTGAGTCTACTAAACGTAGAGTAAATGCTTTAGAGCATATTATGATTCCAAGATTTGAAAACACTGAAAAATACATTGATATGAGACTTCAAGAAATGGAAAGAGAAAACTTTGTAAGATTGAAAATGATTAGATCTACTATTGAGAAAAATAAAGAAGCTGAAAATGAAGTTGCTGAAGTTGACAGTAACTAA
- a CDS encoding V-type ATP synthase subunit B — MNTNIKTKEYTTVSEVSGPLMVVEGVEGVGYNEIVDIETPDGEKRSGQVLEVTKDIAVIQVFEGTSDLNTKNTKARFTGETAKIGVSRDMMGRMFNGIGKPIDGGPEIIADEELDINGSPMNPASREFPEEFIQTGISTIDGMNTLVRGQKLPIFSGSGLPHNDLAAQIARQAKVLGDDSEFAVIFAAMGITHEEANFFMRDFERTGALEKVTVFMNLADDPAIERILTPKMALTTAEYFAFTLGMQVLVILTDMTNYCEALREISAARDEVPGRRGYPGYMYTDLAGIYERAGRIEGKEGSITQMPILVMPQDDITHPIPDLTGYITEGQIVLSKDIHRKGIYPPVDVLPSLSRLMSGGIGEGKTREDHSGVSDQLYSAYAEGRELRDLVAVVGEEALTERDQKFLEFAEAFENQFITQSKDENRSIFETLTIGWDLLKILPKTELKRVKDEFIEEYL, encoded by the coding sequence ATGAACACAAATATTAAAACTAAAGAATATACTACAGTTTCTGAAGTCTCAGGTCCTTTAATGGTTGTTGAAGGTGTAGAAGGTGTTGGGTACAATGAAATTGTAGATATCGAAACTCCTGATGGTGAAAAAAGAAGTGGACAAGTTCTTGAAGTAACCAAAGATATTGCAGTTATTCAAGTATTCGAAGGAACCAGTGACTTAAACACTAAAAACACCAAAGCTAGATTTACCGGTGAAACTGCTAAAATCGGTGTATCTAGAGACATGATGGGACGTATGTTTAATGGTATTGGTAAACCTATTGACGGTGGACCTGAAATCATTGCAGATGAAGAATTAGATATTAACGGAAGTCCAATGAACCCAGCTTCTCGTGAATTCCCTGAAGAATTTATTCAAACTGGTATCTCTACCATTGACGGAATGAACACTTTAGTAAGGGGACAAAAACTTCCTATTTTCTCAGGATCTGGTTTACCTCACAACGATTTAGCTGCTCAAATTGCTAGACAAGCTAAAGTGCTTGGTGATGACTCTGAATTTGCAGTAATCTTTGCTGCTATGGGTATTACTCACGAAGAAGCAAACTTCTTTATGAGAGATTTCGAAAGAACTGGAGCTCTTGAAAAAGTAACTGTATTCATGAACTTAGCAGATGACCCAGCTATTGAAAGGATTTTAACTCCTAAAATGGCTTTAACTACTGCTGAATACTTTGCATTCACCTTAGGTATGCAAGTATTAGTTATCTTAACTGATATGACTAACTACTGTGAAGCATTAAGGGAAATTTCCGCAGCTAGGGACGAAGTACCTGGTAGAAGAGGTTACCCTGGATACATGTATACTGACCTTGCAGGTATTTATGAACGTGCAGGACGTATTGAAGGTAAAGAAGGTTCAATTACTCAAATGCCTATCTTAGTTATGCCTCAAGACGATATTACTCACCCAATTCCTGACTTAACCGGATATATTACTGAAGGACAAATTGTATTAAGTAAAGATATCCACAGGAAAGGTATCTACCCACCTGTAGATGTACTTCCATCATTATCTCGTTTAATGAGTGGTGGTATTGGTGAAGGTAAAACTCGTGAAGACCACAGTGGTGTATCTGACCAACTTTACTCAGCATATGCTGAAGGTCGTGAATTAAGAGATTTAGTTGCTGTAGTAGGGGAAGAAGCTCTTACCGAAAGGGACCAAAAATTCTTAGAATTTGCTGAAGCATTTGAAAACCAATTCATTACTCAAAGTAAAGATGAAAATAGATCCATTTTTGAGACTTTAACTATTGGTTGGGACTTACTTAAAATCTTACCTAAGACTGAACTTAAACGTGTTAAAGATGAATTTATTGAAGAATATCTTTAA
- a CDS encoding ATP synthase subunit A → MIIEGKIIKIAGPVIIADGMRGTQMHEMVKVGDDQLIGEIIELEGDTATIQVYEETAGIQPGEIVESTGGPLSVELGPGVMGSIFDGIQRPLELIRAQSGDFIARGVDAPSVDKEKKWAFKPVAKVGQVVKGGDVLGEVQETSSVVQKILVPPTMEGTLKSLVSEGEYTIVEDIAEIETEKGDEKVQMLQKWPVRKARPYAQKLDLDVPLVTGQRAQDTFFSVAKGGAAAIPGPFGSGKTVTQQQLAKWADADIVIYIGCGERGNEMTEVLTEFPYLEDPKTGNPLMDRTVLIANTSNMPVAAREACVYTGITIAEFYRDQGYDVALMADSTSRWAEAMREISGRLEEMPGEEGYPAYLASRLAQFYERAGRVDTIGTDPKVASITVVGAVSPPGGDLSEPVTQNTLRICKVFWALDASLADKRHFPSIDWLQSYSLYIDSIEGWWHENIAEDWRAVRDEAMVLLQKESELQEIVQLVGPDALPETDQATLETTRMLREDFLQQNAFDDIDTYCAPLKQYKMLKTILLFQKEAQAAIAKGTPIQNLTSLPVKEEIGKMKFVPQDEFDAKVESIQADIIKQCSEA, encoded by the coding sequence ATGATTATTGAAGGAAAAATTATTAAAATTGCTGGGCCTGTTATTATCGCAGATGGTATGAGAGGAACCCAGATGCACGAAATGGTTAAAGTAGGTGACGACCAGCTCATTGGAGAAATTATTGAGCTCGAAGGTGACACTGCAACCATTCAAGTTTATGAAGAAACAGCTGGTATTCAACCAGGTGAGATAGTTGAAAGTACTGGTGGTCCATTATCCGTAGAACTTGGTCCTGGTGTAATGGGATCCATTTTCGATGGTATTCAAAGACCTTTAGAGTTAATCAGAGCACAATCTGGTGACTTCATTGCAAGAGGTGTAGATGCACCTTCTGTAGATAAAGAGAAAAAATGGGCTTTCAAACCAGTAGCAAAAGTTGGTCAAGTTGTTAAAGGTGGAGACGTTCTTGGTGAAGTACAAGAAACCTCTTCTGTAGTACAAAAAATCTTAGTACCACCTACCATGGAAGGTACTTTAAAAAGTTTAGTTTCTGAAGGCGAATATACTATCGTTGAAGATATTGCTGAAATCGAAACTGAAAAAGGAGATGAAAAAGTTCAAATGCTCCAAAAATGGCCTGTAAGGAAAGCACGTCCTTATGCTCAAAAATTAGACCTAGATGTACCATTAGTCACTGGTCAAAGAGCACAAGATACTTTCTTCTCAGTAGCTAAAGGAGGAGCAGCAGCTATTCCTGGTCCTTTCGGATCCGGTAAAACTGTTACCCAACAACAATTAGCTAAATGGGCAGATGCAGATATTGTTATCTACATTGGATGTGGTGAACGTGGTAACGAAATGACTGAAGTACTTACTGAATTCCCATACCTTGAAGACCCAAAAACTGGTAATCCTTTAATGGATAGGACTGTTCTTATTGCAAACACTTCCAACATGCCAGTAGCTGCTCGTGAAGCATGTGTATACACTGGAATTACTATTGCAGAGTTCTACCGTGACCAAGGTTACGATGTAGCACTTATGGCAGATTCAACTTCCAGATGGGCTGAAGCTATGAGGGAGATTTCCGGTAGGCTCGAAGAGATGCCAGGGGAAGAAGGTTATCCTGCTTACTTAGCATCTAGATTAGCTCAATTCTACGAAAGAGCTGGAAGAGTAGACACTATTGGAACTGACCCTAAAGTTGCTTCAATTACTGTAGTCGGTGCTGTATCACCTCCTGGTGGGGACTTATCTGAACCAGTTACTCAAAACACCTTACGTATTTGTAAAGTGTTCTGGGCATTAGATGCATCACTTGCAGATAAACGTCACTTCCCTTCAATTGATTGGTTACAAAGTTATTCATTATACATTGATAGTATTGAAGGCTGGTGGCATGAAAACATTGCAGAAGATTGGAGAGCTGTTCGTGATGAAGCAATGGTTTTATTACAAAAAGAATCAGAACTTCAAGAAATTGTACAATTAGTTGGTCCAGATGCATTACCAGAAACTGATCAAGCTACTTTAGAAACTACTCGTATGTTAAGAGAAGATTTCTTACAACAAAATGCATTTGATGACATTGATACTTATTGTGCACCATTGAAACAATATAAAATGTTAAAAACCATTCTTTTATTCCAAAAAGAAGCTCAAGCAGCTATTGCAAAAGGAACTCCAATTCAAAACTTAACTTCTTTACCTGTTAAAGAAGAAATTGGTAAAATGAAATTTGTACCACAAGATGAATTTGACGCTAAAGTTGAATCCATCCAAGCAGATATTATTAAACAATGCAGTGAGGCTTAA
- a CDS encoding V-type ATP synthase subunit F produces the protein MSSVAVIGDIDTVTGFRLGGVKRTEVVKSAEETTIAFDKLLDEEVSIIIITQVLANEIREHINRKIGSNVLPMIIEIPDKDGSSEGSSDQMADLIKRVIGVEMVK, from the coding sequence ATGAGTTCAGTAGCTGTTATTGGAGATATTGATACCGTTACCGGTTTTAGACTTGGTGGAGTCAAAAGAACTGAAGTTGTTAAATCAGCTGAAGAAACTACTATTGCTTTTGACAAACTTTTAGATGAAGAAGTTTCTATTATTATAATTACTCAAGTATTAGCTAATGAAATTAGAGAACATATTAATAGAAAAATAGGTTCTAATGTATTGCCAATGATAATTGAAATACCTGATAAAGACGGGTCCTCTGAAGGATCATCTGATCAAATGGCAGATCTTATTAAAAGAGTTATTGGGGTAGAGATGGTTAAATGA
- a CDS encoding V-type ATP synthase subunit C: MADEIAALISSIGLPTEAVIVLCIMAVIIVGAIVVIITSRPILDIYPYLNPSARVRARKGRLFDEKQIGELVDSNDIVEVENYLKGSPDYADALEDYPLDKALDVKGAETYDFVARLAPKEVKDSFVVMAKKTDINNIKSLIIAKDMGLGVDETRDLLIPYGSLYETINSLADSDNITDIVAGLDTTEYASALEDALPKYEDTGMILPFEAALDNYYLDRLLGSSDVPADENRQIIYSYVGTKVDVANLKLIIRAKEDGLNYEAISPYILEKGYQLRDWKLKDLMESNDVAGVISGLEGTKYAEVLVDALSQYNDDGSVAIFERTLDIYLAEHAKTLANKKPLGVGPIIGYLSQKETEIKNLKIIARAKREMGFPTSKIMEMLI, from the coding sequence ATGGCTGATGAAATTGCTGCACTTATAAGTTCAATTGGACTTCCTACTGAAGCCGTTATTGTTCTTTGTATTATGGCAGTTATTATTGTAGGTGCGATTGTTGTAATCATTACATCAAGACCAATATTGGACATTTATCCTTATCTTAATCCTAGTGCTAGAGTAAGAGCAAGAAAGGGAAGACTTTTCGATGAAAAACAAATTGGAGAACTTGTTGACTCCAATGATATTGTTGAAGTTGAAAACTATCTTAAAGGTTCCCCTGACTATGCAGATGCTTTAGAAGATTATCCATTAGATAAAGCTTTAGATGTTAAAGGTGCAGAAACCTACGACTTCGTTGCAAGACTCGCTCCTAAAGAAGTAAAAGACTCTTTTGTTGTAATGGCTAAAAAAACTGATATTAACAACATTAAAAGTCTTATTATTGCTAAGGATATGGGTTTAGGTGTTGATGAAACTAGAGATTTATTAATCCCTTATGGATCTTTATATGAAACAATTAATTCTTTAGCTGATTCAGACAACATCACTGATATTGTTGCAGGTTTAGACACCACAGAATATGCTTCTGCTTTAGAAGATGCTCTTCCAAAATATGAAGATACTGGTATGATTCTTCCATTTGAAGCAGCATTAGATAACTACTATTTAGATCGTTTGTTAGGCTCTTCAGATGTTCCAGCTGATGAAAATAGACAAATCATCTATTCCTATGTTGGAACTAAAGTAGATGTAGCTAATTTAAAATTAATTATTAGGGCTAAAGAAGATGGATTAAATTACGAAGCAATTAGTCCTTATATCTTAGAAAAAGGATATCAATTACGTGATTGGAAACTCAAAGACTTAATGGAATCTAATGATGTTGCAGGTGTAATATCTGGTTTAGAAGGTACTAAATATGCTGAAGTTTTAGTGGATGCACTTTCACAATACAATGATGATGGCTCTGTAGCTATTTTCGAAAGAACTTTAGATATTTACTTAGCAGAACATGCTAAAACCTTAGCTAACAAAAAACCATTAGGTGTAGGTCCAATTATTGGATATTTAAGTCAAAAAGAAACTGAAATTAAAAATTTAAAAATTATTGCAAGAGCAAAAAGAGAAATGGGATTCCCTACTTCTAAAATCATGGAGATGTTAATATGA
- a CDS encoding V-type proton ATPase subunit E: MSSGTDKIISSIMSEAQEKADSIIQDAQVEVNQINDKATKDAESEKNKILDNGKKQSDMRYQQIISEAKMNARRAELEAKEEVIDLAFEKATEELTEKASSDDKQYVDSLLGMIKEAACEMGGGDLIVQMKEEDIAKVQGKISSVAADIASATGISTTLAMGDSINTIGGAILKTQSGDIEINNTIEARLDRFKKVLRSEVANVLFN, from the coding sequence ATGAGCTCAGGCACTGATAAAATTATATCAAGCATTATGTCTGAAGCCCAGGAGAAAGCTGATAGTATCATTCAAGATGCACAAGTAGAAGTAAATCAAATTAATGATAAAGCTACAAAAGATGCAGAATCTGAAAAAAATAAAATTTTAGATAATGGTAAAAAACAATCTGATATGAGATATCAGCAAATTATTTCCGAAGCTAAGATGAATGCTCGTAGGGCAGAATTAGAAGCTAAAGAAGAAGTTATTGATCTTGCTTTCGAAAAAGCAACTGAAGAATTAACTGAAAAAGCTTCCTCTGATGACAAACAATATGTTGACTCTTTACTTGGTATGATAAAAGAAGCTGCATGTGAAATGGGCGGTGGAGACCTTATCGTACAAATGAAAGAAGAAGATATTGCTAAAGTTCAAGGTAAAATAAGTTCAGTAGCTGCAGATATTGCTAGTGCAACTGGTATAAGTACCACATTAGCTATGGGTGATTCTATTAACACCATAGGTGGAGCTATACTCAAAACTCAAAGTGGAGATATTGAAATTAATAATACCATTGAAGCTAGATTAGATAGATTCAAAAAAGTATTACGTAGTGAAGTTGCTAATGTGTTATTTAACTAA
- a CDS encoding V-type ATP synthase subunit K (produces ATP from ADP in the presence of a proton gradient across the membrane; the K subunit is a nonenzymatic component which binds the dimeric form by interacting with the G and E subunits) translates to MVEIALGTALAAIGAGVAIGFAGLGSGLGQGMAAAGAVGAVAEDNDMFARGIIFSALTETQAIYGFLIAILLLVFSGLLGGGEGLSTTAGVVAIGVGASIGFAGLGSGMGQGIVASSSVGAIVEDKDMFARGIIFSALPETQAIYGFLIAILLMVFGGILA, encoded by the coding sequence ATGGTAGAAATTGCTTTAGGTACTGCTTTAGCAGCTATTGGTGCTGGAGTAGCAATTGGTTTCGCTGGATTAGGTTCTGGTTTAGGTCAAGGTATGGCAGCAGCTGGTGCAGTAGGAGCTGTTGCTGAAGATAATGACATGTTTGCTAGAGGTATTATTTTCTCCGCATTAACAGAAACTCAGGCTATTTACGGTTTCTTGATTGCGATCTTATTATTAGTATTCTCTGGTTTATTAGGTGGAGGCGAAGGTCTTTCCACAACCGCTGGTGTTGTAGCTATTGGTGTAGGTGCATCCATCGGTTTCGCTGGTTTAGGTTCCGGTATGGGACAAGGTATCGTAGCTTCTTCATCTGTAGGTGCAATTGTAGAAGACAAAGATATGTTTGCTAGAGGTATTATTTTCTCTGCATTACCAGAGACTCAGGCTATTTACGGTTTCTTGATTGCTATCTTACTTATGGTATTCGGTGGAATATTAGCTTAG
- a CDS encoding V-type ATP synthase subunit I: MFKTARMRKIKIMTLDKYVAPTVRAFHEQGLIQISDMTESIQQDPELAEMVTPSKATPLTGKISSLLMKANGISDLFGNSLSEGHGLKDKLMSFISPDIPTPREVEDLETEAFLEKAEETLNKVEAKTSVIEGKLAALDSEVSELKSNKSLANNLNNFDMDLALLKDSKYTSVTVGRIDAESASEIKNKLGNLTDELDVFVVPEEKATAIIVVITLKEFTEDVQNTLRDFNFEKFEIGNVEGKPHEIISKADSRLQSIESERATVKSDLRVVAEQWDDEILILKEQLENEKEKNEIFSTFVQTDDTYILEAWVPVKDVEKVEQVMEKASEGHYVIEVIDVEDDYDDEDVPILQTNPGYAKPYEFLVGMYAPVRYHEIDPTILVAIMFPFFFGYCLTDAFYGIIVSLVGIVLIRGLGKTSKTMHSMGYILVACGIWTIILGLATNGFIGDFTERFIDYRLPTVVPLIESFVHPENILILALAIGVIYENIGFLIGAIDNIRYGNVKDAIGSQLCWFVLEAGIVLLALGFLMPSVGMIGMVIGAVLIIACLGMLIYANGFYGVMDVFGYLGNILSYARLLALCLATGGIAMTVNILAELCYDMIPFIGIVLAVIVFIFGHIVNMMFNVLGSFINSLRLHYVEFFGQFFMGGSKKFEAFKASRIFTKIKH; the protein is encoded by the coding sequence ATGTTCAAGACAGCTAGAATGCGTAAGATTAAAATCATGACACTTGATAAGTATGTCGCTCCTACAGTCCGTGCTTTCCACGAACAAGGATTAATACAAATTAGTGACATGACTGAAAGCATTCAGCAAGATCCTGAATTAGCAGAAATGGTTACACCTTCAAAAGCTACTCCACTCACAGGTAAAATCTCTTCTCTCTTAATGAAAGCTAATGGAATATCTGATTTATTCGGAAATTCTTTATCAGAAGGCCATGGGTTAAAAGACAAGTTAATGTCTTTCATAAGTCCAGATATTCCAACTCCAAGAGAAGTAGAAGATTTGGAAACTGAAGCTTTCCTTGAAAAAGCTGAAGAGACCTTAAATAAAGTGGAAGCTAAAACTAGTGTTATTGAAGGTAAACTTGCTGCATTGGACTCAGAAGTTAGTGAACTCAAATCTAATAAAAGTTTAGCTAATAATTTAAATAATTTTGACATGGATTTAGCGCTTTTAAAAGATTCAAAATACACTTCTGTTACAGTAGGAAGGATTGATGCTGAATCTGCTTCAGAAATCAAAAATAAATTAGGTAATTTGACTGACGAATTAGACGTATTTGTGGTCCCTGAAGAAAAGGCAACTGCAATTATCGTTGTTATTACATTAAAAGAATTTACAGAAGATGTTCAAAACACACTTCGTGACTTCAACTTTGAGAAATTTGAAATAGGTAATGTAGAAGGTAAACCTCATGAAATTATCTCTAAGGCTGATTCTAGATTACAATCCATTGAATCTGAACGTGCTACAGTTAAATCTGATTTAAGAGTAGTTGCAGAACAATGGGATGATGAGATTCTTATTCTCAAAGAGCAATTAGAAAACGAAAAAGAGAAAAATGAGATTTTCTCCACTTTTGTTCAAACTGATGACACTTATATTCTTGAGGCTTGGGTGCCTGTAAAAGATGTTGAAAAAGTAGAACAAGTAATGGAAAAAGCCTCAGAAGGACATTATGTAATTGAAGTAATCGATGTTGAAGATGATTACGACGATGAAGATGTACCTATTTTACAAACTAACCCTGGTTATGCAAAACCATACGAATTCCTCGTAGGTATGTATGCTCCAGTTAGATATCATGAGATTGACCCTACTATTTTAGTAGCAATAATGTTCCCATTCTTCTTCGGTTACTGTTTAACTGATGCATTTTATGGAATTATTGTATCACTTGTAGGTATTGTTTTAATTAGAGGATTAGGTAAAACCAGTAAAACTATGCATTCAATGGGTTATATTCTTGTAGCCTGTGGTATATGGACAATTATTCTGGGTCTTGCTACCAATGGTTTCATTGGAGACTTTACAGAAAGATTTATAGATTACCGTTTACCAACTGTTGTTCCACTTATCGAATCCTTCGTTCACCCTGAAAACATTTTAATATTAGCTCTTGCTATTGGTGTTATATACGAAAACATTGGTTTCCTTATTGGTGCAATTGACAACATCAGATATGGAAATGTAAAAGATGCTATTGGATCTCAACTTTGTTGGTTTGTACTTGAAGCTGGTATTGTTTTATTAGCTTTAGGATTCTTAATGCCATCTGTTGGTATGATCGGAATGGTTATTGGTGCAGTTTTAATTATAGCATGTCTCGGAATGCTCATTTATGCTAATGGTTTCTATGGTGTTATGGACGTATTTGGTTACTTAGGTAACATTTTATCATATGCACGTCTTTTAGCATTATGTTTAGCTACTGGTGGTATTGCTATGACTGTAAACATCTTAGCAGAATTATGTTATGACATGATTCCATTTATTGGTATTGTCTTAGCAGTAATTGTATTCATATTCGGTCATATTGTAAATATGATGTTCAACGTATTAGGTTCATTTATTAACTCTTTACGTTTACATTATGTTGAGTTCTTTGGACAATTCTTTATGGGTGGATCTAAAAAATTCGAAGCTTTCAAAGCAAGTAGAATTTTCACAAAAATTAAACATTAA
- a CDS encoding V-type ATP synthase subunit H, whose product MAEISEAIAMIKKAETDADQLVLDSELQSKEMISESKVKAEETIKEAKDAATEEAKKTVFDAEEKAKNDAKSIVADAETNVATLKNKAMANVDDAASIIVKNIL is encoded by the coding sequence ATGGCAGAGATATCAGAAGCTATCGCAATGATAAAAAAAGCTGAAACTGATGCTGATCAACTTGTTCTTGATTCTGAGCTTCAATCTAAAGAGATGATCTCTGAATCAAAAGTAAAAGCTGAAGAAACTATTAAAGAAGCTAAAGATGCAGCTACAGAAGAAGCTAAAAAGACTGTTTTTGATGCAGAAGAAAAAGCGAAAAATGATGCAAAATCTATTGTTGCTGATGCTGAAACTAATGTTGCTACATTAAAAAATAAGGCAATGGCAAATGTAGATGATGCTGCTTCAATTATTGTCAAAAATATTTTATAG
- a CDS encoding nitroreductase family protein yields MEFSDVINKRYSVRGYLDKEVEKEKLDYVLEAATIAPTGVNNQPFNVYVIDTKKNKDQLSEVYGAEWFVEAPLVLCVTAKKDEAWVRPWDGHNIYEIDATIVMDHIILAATDVGLGTCYIGAFKEDKARELLAIEDENEVPVLFTPLGYGNAEPRDTPRKAIDEFVTYI; encoded by the coding sequence ATGGAATTTAGTGATGTTATTAATAAAAGATATAGTGTTAGAGGATATTTAGATAAAGAAGTTGAAAAGGAAAAATTGGATTATGTTTTAGAAGCCGCTACAATAGCTCCAACAGGTGTCAATAATCAACCATTTAATGTATATGTAATTGACACAAAAAAGAACAAAGATCAATTAAGTGAAGTTTATGGTGCTGAATGGTTTGTTGAAGCTCCTTTAGTTTTATGTGTAACCGCTAAAAAAGATGAAGCATGGGTAAGACCTTGGGATGGTCACAATATCTATGAAATTGATGCAACTATTGTTATGGACCATATTATTTTAGCAGCTACTGATGTTGGTCTTGGAACTTGTTATATTGGTGCTTTTAAAGAAGATAAAGCTAGAGAATTATTAGCTATTGAAGACGAAAATGAAGTTCCAGTATTATTCACTCCTTTAGGTTATGGAAATGCAGAACCTAGGGATACTCCAAGAAAAGCTATTGATGAGTTTGTAACCTACATTTAA
- a CDS encoding citryl-CoA lyase, which produces MKENSFKVNEHSLKTAISKVEPNKIVTRGYNQRDLIEKIRYSDMVYLLLKGKLPTLAEGKLFNHILVSFCDHGATPPSTQTARLISSSGSPLNAAVAGALLSFGHKHAGAIEKTMELYQSSIDSLNLTGDADLDNTQIASLAIDIFTDYTSKGEKIPGFGHRYHTVDPRAQKVIELAIEEGMIGNHTKLALAIEDLVHDRKNIRLNIDGANAALLSDLGFTPALGLGVFIIGRIPGLIAHINEENMEEDEFRRFCDIEDIIYEGVGR; this is translated from the coding sequence ATGAAAGAAAATAGTTTTAAAGTTAATGAACATTCCTTAAAAACAGCTATTTCAAAGGTTGAACCTAATAAAATTGTAACAAGAGGATATAACCAGAGAGATTTAATTGAAAAAATTAGATATAGTGATATGGTTTATTTACTTCTTAAAGGCAAATTACCTACATTAGCTGAAGGAAAGCTATTTAATCACATTTTAGTTTCTTTTTGTGATCATGGGGCAACTCCGCCAAGTACTCAGACTGCCAGACTGATTTCTTCATCTGGATCTCCTTTAAATGCTGCTGTTGCAGGTGCATTACTTTCATTTGGTCATAAACATGCAGGAGCTATTGAAAAAACAATGGAATTATATCAGTCAAGTATTGATTCTCTTAACTTAACTGGAGATGCAGATTTAGACAATACTCAGATTGCCAGTTTAGCTATTGATATTTTCACTGATTATACAAGTAAAGGTGAAAAAATTCCCGGATTTGGGCATAGGTATCATACTGTGGATCCAAGGGCTCAAAAGGTTATTGAACTGGCTATTGAGGAAGGAATGATTGGAAACCATACAAAACTTGCATTAGCTATTGAGGATTTGGTGCATGATAGAAAAAATATCAGGTTAAATATTGATGGTGCTAATGCTGCTTTATTATCTGATTTAGGTTTTACACCTGCATTAGGTTTGGGTGTTTTTATTATTGGTAGAATTCCTGGTTTGATTGCTCATATTAATGAAGAAAATATGGAAGAAGATGAATTTAGAAGATTCTGTGATATTGAAGATATCATATATGAAGGTGTTGGAAGGTAA